From the genome of Vanessa atalanta chromosome 30, ilVanAtal1.2, whole genome shotgun sequence, one region includes:
- the LOC125075280 gene encoding inactive peptidyl-prolyl cis-trans isomerase shutdown-like has product MEEVFKDPVQLSSGVKLKDLISGNSEFQIDMDFKKPNMGLMTNCDDDLCPDIGDSDSDSEDAFRNIEKSTEKQLLSCPEYHSFGDLSTKMVDCISTGDVKMLIMEEGNGPLVPVDAMVTIHYAAYFEKAKIPFDSTLTMNGGAPLRMRLGKGRFLPGLEIGLTCVKGPKARFLLLLQPRMAWGPQGAPPRIRPEPALFVISLYDVDDVQAISRFNDLPSQEQKKYAVTMKTVKSLHNYSKDLFSKKKYFKAVKNYQQSISILNMSQPENDLEKDEVEKLKINAYTNLAVCYYKLNKPKHVLNMCACLEYIVDVDKHCKILFYYARGHEMLGKYEDAVKYYKKALKLQPKNKEIGEALANLDKYNLKSADQERDLWQNAFKCSSAKRTVAYDVDESFRNGVTDMCQNLAGNEEYAKFDLPPGLTKDEVECIKDLSSKFEGLVVLEEGQGKRKKLSIVKKSNT; this is encoded by the exons atggaaGAAGTTTTTAAGGATCCCGTTCAACTTTCTTCAGGAGTTAAACTAAA AGATTTAATAAGTGGTAACTCGGAATTTCAAATAGATATGGACTTCAAGAAACCGAATATGGGCTTGATGACTAATTGTGATGATGACCTCTGTCCTGATATCGGAGACAGTGATAG CGACTCTGAAGATGCATTCAGGAATATAGAAAAGTCAACGGAAAAACAATTGCTCTCCTGCCCGGAGTATCACTCGTTCGGCGATCTTTCGACGAAGATGGTGGATTGTATATCGACTGGTGACGTCAAAATGCTTATCATGGAAGAAG gcaaTGGTCCGCTGGTACCAGTAGATGCGATGGTGACCATCCACTATGCAGCATATTTTGAAAAGGCGAAAATTCCTTTCGATTCTACACTCACAATGAATGGTGGTGCCCCATTG cgtATGCGATTAGGCAAAGGACGGTTTCTACCAGGTCTCGAAATCGGTCTGACTTGTGTCAAAGGACCGAAGGCTAGGTTCCTTCTGCTGCTGCAGCCGAGGATGGCATGGGGGCCCCAAGGTGCTCCGCCAAGGATTAGACCGGAGCCTGCGCTGTTTGTTATCTCTTTGTACGACGTTGACGACGTTCAAGCTATATCaag GTTCAACGATCTGCCATCGCAGGAGCAGAAGAAATACGCAGTAACGATGAAAACTGTGAAATCTCTGCACAATTACTCAAAAGATCTGTTCTCGAAGAAGAAGTACTTCAAAGCCGTCAAAAACTACCAACAGTCGATATCTATACTAAACATGTCGCAGCCAGAGAACGATCTAGAAAAAGATGaagtagaaaaattaaaaatcaacgcTTACACAAACTTAGCCgtgtgttattataaattaaataaacccaAACACGTTCTTAATATGTGTGCGTGCTTAGAATATATCGTTGATGTAGATAAACATTGCAAAATCTTGTTTTATTACGCTCGAGGTCACGAGATGTTAGGTAAGTATGAGGATGCtgttaaatattacaagaaagCGCTTAAATTGCAAccgaaaaacaaagaaataggCGAAGCGCTTGcgaatttagataaatataacttaaaatcgGCTGACCAGGAAAGGGATTTGTGGCAGAATGCGTTTAAGTGTTCGTCTGCGAAAAGGACAGTCGCCTATGACGTAGACGAGAGTTTCAGAAATGGCGTAACTGACATGTGTCAAAATTTGGCGGGAAACGAAGAATATGCGAAATTCGATTTGCCGCCCGGTTTGACGAAAGATGAGGTCGAATGTATAAAAGATTTGAGTTCGAAATTTGAGGGATTAGTCGTTTTAGAGGAGGGACAGGGGAAAAGGAAAAAGCTTTCCATTGTGAAAAAGtcgaatacataa
- the LOC125075297 gene encoding multiple coagulation factor deficiency protein 2 homolog, with protein sequence MLRLLIVAGLLQCTISQQYQQKVAPGVPPQNYQNYQQPPPPQPMQQQPPPPQQQQYQQPPPQQQYQQPPQQQYQQQVPVQQMPVQNSHGHGHGGHDPQLLNAANIAQEREHIQEHMEVPIDTSKMTEQELQFHYFKMHDADNNNKLDGCELIKSLIHWHEQGHNQNQQQQQQQQGSPPVGEKIFKDDELINLIDPILNMDDHNRDGFIDYPEFIRAQQKNQNKENN encoded by the exons ATGCTTCGTCTGTTAATAGTAGCTGGGCTTTTACAATGTACAATTTCGCAACAGTATCAGCAGAAAGTTGCGCCCGGGGTACCCCCGCAGAATTACcag AACTATCAACAGCCACCCCCTCCTCAACCGATGCAGCAACAG CCACCCCCACCACAACAGCAACAATATCAACAGCCGCCACCGCAGCAACAGTACCAGCAGCCTCCCCAGCAGCAGTATCAACAGCAGGTGCCCGTGCAACAGATGCCGGTTCAGAATTCCCATGGACACGGACACGGTGGTCATG ATCCACAACTTCTGAACGCGGCTAACATCGCCCAGGAACGAGA ACATATTCAAGAGCACATGGAAGTACCAATCGACACATCAAAGATGACCGAACAGGAATTACAGTTTCATTATTTCAAAATGCACGACGCcgacaataataacaaattagacGGATGTGAGCTgattaaaagtttaatacatTGGCACG AGCAAGGTCATAATCAAAATCAGCAGCAACAGCAACAGCAGCAGGGCTCCCCGCCGGTAGGGGAGAAAATATTCAAGGATGACGagctaataaatttaatagatcCAATATTAAATATGGACGATCACAATCGTGACGGTTTCATTGATTATCCGGAATTCATTAGAGCTCAACAGAAGAATCAGAATAAGGAGAATAATTAA